DNA sequence from the Methanolobus psychrophilus R15 genome:
AGAGCCGCATATTGCCTGTTTTTAGGATGTAGGCCACTGCATGGGCCACTTCACACCTTAATGGGTGCAACTCTGATAGCTCTTCTACTTGCATGGATGGTGTTCTCACAGAGACAGTGGCTGCAGAAGGTTACTGAAAGATTAAGGATCATGCAGACCTATTCATTTAAGCCCATATTGATGGGCGCACTGATAGGGACATGGAGCCATGTATTGCTTGACTCTTTTCTTTATACTGATATCATTCCATTCTGGCCTCTTAGAGCTAATCCTTTGCTCGGGATGGCAGGACCGGGTGTCATATATCTGATATGCCTGCTGACCTTCCTTCCTGTTACAGGGATGTACTTCTACAGGTATTCGAAAAGAAACTGATGCTATGCCTGCAATATGCTGAGAAAATCATTGCTTTGAATAACTCACTGCAGCTTTCCACACTCCTGATGCCTGAAACAGTCAGTCACATGGTCATTGACCATCCCCACCGCCTGCATGAATGCATAGATTATCGTGGGTCCCACGAAATTGAATCCTCTTTTCTTCAGGTCCTTGCTTATCTTTTCGGATAGATCGGTCCTTGCAGGGATTTCAGTCAGCGATTTCCATGAATTCTGTATGGGTTTCCCATCTTTCAAAAAGCCCCGGAGATAATTGTCGAATGAGCCGAAATCATCCCTTACTTCAATGAACGCTTTTGCATTACTGACAGCAGAAAGCACCTTTCTCCTGTTCCTTATGATACCGCTGTCCTGCAAGAGCTCCTCGATCTTTGCTTCATCATAAGCTCCAACCGCGTTGTAATCAAACCCATCAAAGGCTTTCCTGTAATTCTCCCGTCTTTTGAGGATAGTGTCCCAGCTAAGCCCTGCCTGCGCTCCTTCGAGTATCAGGAACTCGAACAATCTTTGGTCGTCATGCTCAGGCACACCCCACTCATTGTCATGATATTCAGTTTCAAGTTCATTAGTTCCAGCCCATTCGCAACGGATATCCATATCTTCAAAAGAGTACCAATACCTTTTATATTTCTTCTTTCAAACCTTACCCGGATAGACTACAGGATTACGATGAATTGCTTATGAACGAGAGCCCCTTTGATATCTATGCAGAGAAATATGACATGTGGTACAAAGAACACCATGCTGTCTATGAATCCGAGCTGGAAGCCATCAGGGAGCTGCTTCCTGCGGTCATCCCCGGAAAAAGCTTGGAGATAGGCGCAGGAACAGGAAGATTTGCTTCTGCTCTGGGTATCGGTTATGGACTTGACCCTTCCGAAAAGATGTTGAGGATCGCAGGAAAACGCGGCGTAGGCCCTGTCAGGGGAGTTGCAGAACACCTGCCTCTAAAAAGCTCGTCCATAGGACTTGTGCTGATAGTCACATCACTTTGCTTTGTGGATATGGAAAGGACACTCAGCGAGATATATCGTGTGCTTGCTCCCGGAGGAGAGCTTGTTGTCGCATTTATAGAACGCAACAGTTCCTTGGGAAAAGAATATCAGAGGAAGTCCATCGAGAGTGACTTTTACAGAAACGCTACATTCCACTCGGCCAGTGAACTGATAGAGGTTCTCAGAGAGCAGGGTTTCCATGGGCCTGCCACCAGGCAGACACTGTTCAAACCTCTCTCTGAGATAAAAGTCTTAGAGGATCCTGAGAAAGGTTTTGGAAAAGGCTCTTTTGTGGTCATAAGGACAACAAGTATAAAGAAGAAATGAAGAATTCCCTTTGGAAAGAAAGGGAATTAAGAAGGGTTATCAGTATGAGTGGAACAGGCAAAGAGTTTATGGAGAGAACGAGGTTCCAGTATCTGGGCAGGTCGGACCAGTCACTGGGATATCCGCAACCTTCTCTGCAATCAGGAGGAAAAGGTGAATATCCAATAGTGAATCTGCCAGATCCCGGAGAGATATCTGTCGATGTGACAGACATTAGAAAGGCAAT
Encoded proteins:
- a CDS encoding DNA-3-methyladenine glycosylase I, whose amino-acid sequence is MDIRCEWAGTNELETEYHDNEWGVPEHDDQRLFEFLILEGAQAGLSWDTILKRRENYRKAFDGFDYNAVGAYDEAKIEELLQDSGIIRNRRKVLSAVSNAKAFIEVRDDFGSFDNYLRGFLKDGKPIQNSWKSLTEIPARTDLSEKISKDLKKRGFNFVGPTIIYAFMQAVGMVNDHVTDCFRHQECGKLQ